In Archangium violaceum, the following are encoded in one genomic region:
- a CDS encoding peptidoglycan-binding protein encodes MVAIARSSALAPRVAASAAPPTLRLNSRGPSVVTLQKKLKAAGFNPGAADGAFGPKTLAAVKAFQKARGLAADGVVGPKTWSALNKATAPKPPPPASSGGSGPTLRHGARGEPVRALQNRLNALGFNAGGADGVFGDKTLAAVKAFQKARGLTADGVVGPKTWDKLGIKVQGPTTPPPGGGRTVTGYVNGVPRQITLSSIPNGKEMRSDAAAAFNRMHAAARAAGINLHVNSGFRSMEEQRILYQKYLNGTGNLAAKPGYSNHQGGIAVDINVGATSSATYRWLANNASRFGFARTVPSEPWHWEYRP; translated from the coding sequence ATGGTCGCTATCGCCCGCTCCTCCGCCCTCGCCCCCCGTGTCGCCGCGAGTGCCGCTCCGCCCACGCTCCGCCTGAATTCGCGCGGGCCCTCCGTGGTCACCCTCCAGAAGAAGCTGAAGGCCGCGGGCTTCAACCCCGGCGCCGCCGATGGGGCCTTCGGCCCGAAGACGCTCGCCGCCGTGAAGGCCTTCCAGAAGGCCCGTGGCCTCGCCGCCGATGGTGTCGTGGGCCCCAAGACGTGGAGCGCCCTCAACAAGGCCACCGCCCCCAAGCCTCCTCCCCCCGCCTCCTCGGGCGGCTCAGGGCCCACGCTGCGCCATGGCGCCCGGGGCGAGCCCGTGCGCGCCCTGCAGAACCGCCTCAACGCGCTCGGCTTCAACGCGGGCGGCGCCGATGGCGTCTTCGGTGACAAGACGCTCGCCGCCGTGAAGGCCTTCCAGAAGGCTCGCGGCCTCACCGCCGATGGCGTCGTGGGCCCCAAGACCTGGGACAAGCTGGGCATCAAGGTGCAGGGCCCCACCACCCCGCCCCCCGGCGGCGGACGCACCGTCACCGGCTACGTCAACGGCGTGCCCCGCCAGATCACCCTCTCCTCCATCCCCAACGGCAAGGAGATGCGCTCGGACGCGGCGGCCGCCTTCAATCGCATGCATGCCGCTGCCCGCGCCGCCGGTATCAACCTCCACGTCAACAGCGGCTTCCGCTCCATGGAGGAGCAGCGCATCCTCTACCAGAAGTACCTCAACGGCACCGGCAACCTCGCCGCCAAGCCTGGCTACTCCAACCACCAGGGCGGCATCGCCGTGGACATCAACGTGGGCGCCACCAGCTCCGCCACCTACCGGTGGCTGGCCAACAACGCGAGCCGCTTCGGCTTCGCCCGCACCGTGCCCTCCGAGCCCTGGCACTGGGAGTACCGGCCCTGA
- a CDS encoding Tox-REase-5 domain-containing protein — protein sequence MDSIQRHTLLEAKALEYEKWWDDALKVKWKYKGAQSLIDQAKRQSRLAGGLQVRWHVAEPRMVAILKKVFLENNIEGIEVVYTAPLLP from the coding sequence ATGGATTCGATCCAACGACACACACTGCTCGAAGCCAAGGCTCTTGAATATGAGAAGTGGTGGGACGACGCCCTCAAGGTGAAATGGAAATACAAAGGCGCACAGAGTCTCATCGATCAAGCGAAGCGGCAGAGTCGGCTTGCAGGAGGGCTCCAGGTGCGATGGCATGTGGCGGAGCCCCGGATGGTTGCCATCCTCAAGAAGGTGTTTCTGGAGAACAACATCGAGGGGATCGAGGTCGTGTACACAGCGCCGCTGCTGCCATGA
- a CDS encoding polysaccharide lyase, translating to MLRLAPFALLLPTLASASVVWKGDFETGNLSQWDREQSVASNRLLVVNSPVREGRYALKVTVHQGDDPINASGNRNELLYLDRAEPGTEYFYKWSTLFPSSFPRSSKWALFTQWHHDGNGGSPPLEFYVVDDQINLRMGGQSGKIVWRAPLQREHWNDFVLHVKWSPSASTGFVELYHDGKVVLPKTKVATQYSGQRNYLKMGLYRDSSIAPTGIVFHDGFAMATSLADVMPAPVVNTPPDTTPGTNAPGSVSGSPPSDGGSTPVADTPQDPDPIAQTPTGSDDSSNPGTGGVVPGDPTTLGAGMPPAGCGASSTGGAPLLTVVGLTVLALLGRRKQVLARARAPRSSRR from the coding sequence TTGCTGAGACTTGCCCCCTTCGCCCTGCTGCTGCCCACCCTTGCCTCCGCTTCCGTTGTCTGGAAGGGAGACTTCGAGACCGGAAACCTCTCGCAGTGGGACCGCGAGCAGAGTGTCGCCTCGAATCGCCTGCTGGTGGTCAACTCGCCGGTGCGAGAGGGCCGCTACGCGCTGAAGGTCACCGTTCACCAGGGCGATGACCCCATCAACGCCAGCGGCAACCGCAACGAGCTGCTGTACCTGGATAGAGCGGAGCCCGGCACCGAGTACTTCTACAAGTGGAGCACGCTGTTCCCCAGCAGCTTCCCGCGCTCTTCGAAGTGGGCGCTCTTCACCCAGTGGCACCACGACGGAAACGGTGGCTCTCCGCCGCTCGAGTTCTACGTGGTGGATGACCAGATCAACCTGCGCATGGGCGGCCAGAGTGGAAAGATCGTCTGGCGGGCCCCGCTACAACGCGAGCACTGGAACGACTTCGTCCTGCACGTGAAGTGGTCCCCCAGCGCGAGCACCGGCTTCGTCGAGCTGTACCACGATGGCAAGGTCGTCCTGCCGAAGACGAAGGTGGCCACCCAGTACTCGGGTCAGCGCAACTACCTCAAGATGGGCCTGTACCGGGATTCCTCCATCGCCCCGACGGGCATCGTCTTCCACGACGGCTTCGCCATGGCCACCAGCCTGGCGGACGTGATGCCCGCGCCCGTCGTCAACACGCCGCCCGACACCACCCCGGGCACCAACGCGCCCGGCTCCGTGTCCGGGTCGCCCCCGTCCGATGGGGGCTCCACTCCCGTGGCCGACACGCCCCAGGATCCCGACCCCATCGCCCAGACGCCCACGGGCTCCGACGACTCGTCCAACCCGGGCACCGGCGGTGTCGTCCCGGGAGATCCGACGACGCTCGGCGCGGGCATGCCTCCCGCGGGCTGCGGTGCCTCCTCGACGGGCGGCGCTCCCCTGCTCACGGTCGTCGGGCTGACGGTGCTCGCCCTGCTCGGCCGGCGCAAGCAGGTGCTCGCCCGCGCACGCGCCCCACGCTCGTCGCGGCGCTGA
- a CDS encoding immunity 52 family protein — MTESYYAGVYWGRRQESAEECARRAELFFRLLAQCHPSYSHWYEQQDSEDTEARLQFEPSRETFMHFFGKEEYRSDGGGFRFGAWTGHAEQDQGGMVLIFCGAHAEGSSNHLILYFPEETAGSERMLTSPVLAGVMRAMALAWEPDWGVIVSGDFRDSIAEQGAAGTFVGWMTYFSRQRGELPGLPKPVRVEPVDDKGSLLVLTPDRPGPSNPEHLALGRRVQALLKERGLLERVVEPRTPYPA, encoded by the coding sequence ATGACGGAGAGCTACTACGCGGGCGTATATTGGGGCCGCAGGCAGGAGTCCGCCGAGGAGTGCGCTCGTCGCGCGGAGCTGTTCTTCCGCCTCCTGGCGCAGTGTCACCCGAGTTACTCGCACTGGTACGAGCAGCAGGACTCGGAGGACACGGAGGCCAGGCTTCAGTTTGAGCCCTCACGTGAGACCTTCATGCACTTCTTCGGGAAGGAGGAGTACCGAAGCGACGGTGGCGGCTTCCGTTTCGGTGCATGGACAGGTCACGCCGAACAGGATCAGGGTGGCATGGTCCTGATCTTCTGCGGTGCACACGCGGAAGGGTCTTCCAATCACCTGATACTTTATTTCCCTGAGGAGACGGCTGGCAGTGAGCGGATGCTCACATCGCCAGTGCTCGCTGGAGTGATGCGGGCAATGGCGCTGGCGTGGGAGCCGGACTGGGGTGTCATCGTCTCGGGGGACTTCCGGGACAGCATTGCGGAACAGGGAGCCGCCGGCACCTTCGTGGGTTGGATGACGTACTTCTCGCGTCAGCGCGGCGAGCTGCCTGGTCTGCCGAAGCCTGTGCGAGTGGAGCCGGTAGACGATAAGGGCAGCCTCCTGGTTCTGACTCCCGATCGTCCGGGCCCAAGCAACCCTGAGCACCTCGCCCTCGGCCGCCGCGTTCAGGCGTTGCTCAAGGAGCGAGGTCTGCTCGAGCGAGTCGTCGAGCCGCGGACTCCGTACCCGGCGTGA
- a CDS encoding glycoside hydrolase family 30 protein, with product MPLSPDSLAVWKRLTSALTLGVLVAGTATSAAPSAQVIWSSEKDPGSGSWFGGPQSIPYALSQQANIALTSPTTTAATTLAVDPTVQYQTMLGIGTSMEESTVFNLSRMSLAKRTEVLKKLVDPSTGAGINLLRITFGASDFTGRQFYTYDDRPAGQTDPNLTYFSIQKDIDYNIVSTIKQVLALNPNLKIFASPWSPPAWMKDNGSLIGGKLLSQYIPNLAVYYRKAIQAYQAQGIPIYALTVQNEPLYTAPDYPSASVDPAQEKQLILALKNELNANGLSTRIWAYDHNFDSAWSYVPTILDDATSNAAVDGVAFHDYAGDPSIMTQVRNSYPNKNIYLTERTVWGTSGADRMAQYFRNWAAGYNAWVTMLDSNIQPEKWTGTPGPTMLIQSASTYDTYWALPEYYLIAQYSKYVKPGAKRISSSYGSASTVTNVSFLNPDNTIVSVVINQTASSQRFKLSSEGWELLATLPAKTVGTYTWLRESSGTAPNLLANPGLEADGTLSGWNAEWHSGELAHKVDTDYPYTGNYKLTHYAPTAYQQITGQSLNVANGAYRASVWVRSSGGQRALRLYAKNHGSAEVTAEIGSGVVSGWTKYTINNIQVSNGFIEVGVYSDALAQNWAAFDQFELVKQ from the coding sequence GTGCCCCTCAGTCCCGATTCACTCGCGGTATGGAAGCGCCTGACATCCGCCCTGACGCTGGGGGTGCTCGTCGCGGGGACGGCCACCTCGGCCGCGCCGAGCGCGCAGGTCATCTGGAGCTCCGAGAAGGACCCTGGCAGCGGCAGCTGGTTCGGAGGTCCCCAGTCCATCCCCTACGCGCTGAGCCAGCAGGCGAACATCGCCCTGACGAGCCCGACGACCACGGCGGCCACGACGCTGGCGGTGGACCCCACGGTGCAATACCAGACGATGCTGGGCATCGGCACGTCGATGGAGGAGTCGACGGTCTTCAACCTCTCGCGCATGTCCCTGGCGAAGCGGACAGAGGTCCTGAAGAAGCTGGTGGATCCCTCCACCGGGGCGGGCATCAACCTGCTGCGCATCACCTTCGGCGCCTCCGACTTCACCGGCCGGCAGTTCTACACGTACGACGACAGGCCCGCCGGGCAGACGGATCCCAACCTCACGTACTTCTCCATCCAGAAGGACATTGATTACAACATCGTCTCCACGATCAAACAGGTGCTGGCGCTCAACCCGAACCTGAAGATCTTCGCCAGCCCGTGGAGTCCGCCCGCCTGGATGAAAGACAATGGCAGCCTGATCGGCGGCAAGCTGCTGTCGCAGTACATCCCGAACCTGGCGGTGTACTACCGCAAGGCCATCCAGGCCTACCAGGCGCAGGGCATCCCCATCTACGCGCTGACCGTCCAGAACGAGCCGCTGTACACGGCGCCGGACTACCCCAGCGCCTCCGTGGATCCTGCGCAGGAGAAGCAGCTCATCCTCGCCCTGAAGAACGAGCTGAACGCCAACGGCCTGAGCACCCGCATCTGGGCGTATGACCACAACTTCGACTCGGCGTGGTCCTACGTCCCCACCATCCTGGACGACGCCACGTCGAACGCGGCGGTGGACGGCGTGGCCTTCCACGACTACGCCGGTGACCCCAGCATCATGACGCAGGTGCGCAACAGCTACCCGAACAAGAACATCTACCTGACCGAGCGCACGGTCTGGGGGACGAGCGGGGCGGACCGGATGGCGCAGTACTTCCGCAACTGGGCCGCCGGCTACAACGCCTGGGTGACGATGCTGGACAGCAACATCCAGCCCGAGAAATGGACCGGGACGCCCGGCCCCACGATGCTCATCCAGAGCGCCTCCACCTACGACACGTACTGGGCGCTTCCCGAGTACTACCTGATCGCCCAGTACTCCAAGTACGTGAAGCCGGGTGCGAAGCGCATCTCCAGCAGCTATGGCTCGGCCAGCACGGTGACGAACGTGTCCTTCCTGAACCCGGACAACACCATCGTGTCCGTCGTCATCAACCAGACCGCCTCGAGCCAGCGGTTCAAGCTCTCGTCCGAGGGCTGGGAGCTGCTCGCCACGCTGCCGGCGAAGACCGTGGGCACCTACACGTGGCTGCGCGAGAGCTCCGGCACGGCGCCGAACCTGCTCGCCAACCCGGGGCTCGAGGCCGACGGAACCCTCTCCGGCTGGAACGCCGAGTGGCACAGCGGCGAGCTGGCGCACAAGGTGGACACGGATTACCCGTACACGGGCAATTACAAGCTCACCCACTACGCGCCCACGGCCTATCAGCAGATCACCGGCCAGTCCTTGAACGTGGCGAACGGCGCCTACCGGGCCAGTGTCTGGGTTCGCTCCAGCGGCGGCCAGCGGGCGCTGCGCCTGTATGCCAAGAACCATGGCTCGGCGGAGGTGACCGCGGAGATCGGCTCGGGTGTCGTCTCTGGCTGGACGAAGTACACCATCAACAACATCCAGGTCAGCAACGGCTTCATCGAGGTGGGCGTCTACAGCGACGCCCTGGCCCAGAACTGGGCGGCCTTCGATCAGTTCGAGCTCGTCAAGCAGTGA
- the fghA gene encoding S-formylglutathione hydrolase, which translates to MAASTLRLATEHRCFGGTVAYYRHDSEVCGGEMRFSVFLPPQAKAGKVPVLYYLSGLTCTEETFQIKAGAHRLAAELGLMLVVPDTSPRDTGIPNENADWEVGTAAGFYLDATQAPWAPRFRMFSYVTRELPELVGRSFPARMDREGIFGHSMGGHGALVCALRQPGRYRSVSAFAPISAPLRCPWGQKAFRTYLGADVDAGKAWDATELVRSGARLPPLLVDQGTSDKFLVEQLKPELLREACEQSGQPLTLRFQDGYDHGYYFVSTFMEDHLRHHAAALTA; encoded by the coding sequence ATGGCCGCGTCGACCCTCCGGCTCGCCACTGAGCACCGCTGCTTCGGAGGCACCGTCGCCTACTACCGCCACGATTCCGAGGTGTGCGGCGGTGAGATGCGCTTCTCCGTCTTCCTGCCGCCCCAGGCGAAGGCGGGCAAGGTGCCCGTCCTCTATTACCTCTCGGGCCTCACCTGCACCGAGGAGACCTTCCAGATCAAGGCGGGCGCGCACCGGCTCGCCGCCGAGCTGGGGTTGATGCTCGTGGTGCCCGACACCAGTCCGCGCGACACCGGCATCCCCAACGAGAACGCCGACTGGGAGGTGGGCACCGCCGCGGGCTTCTATCTGGACGCCACCCAGGCGCCCTGGGCTCCGCGCTTCCGGATGTTCAGCTACGTCACGCGCGAGCTGCCCGAGCTGGTGGGCAGGAGCTTCCCCGCTCGCATGGACAGGGAGGGCATCTTCGGCCACTCCATGGGAGGCCACGGCGCCCTCGTCTGCGCCCTGCGCCAACCGGGCCGCTACCGCTCCGTCTCCGCCTTCGCGCCCATCAGCGCCCCCCTGCGCTGCCCCTGGGGACAGAAGGCCTTCCGCACCTATCTGGGAGCGGATGTCGATGCGGGGAAGGCCTGGGACGCCACGGAGCTGGTGCGCTCCGGCGCGCGTCTTCCGCCGCTGCTGGTGGATCAGGGCACCAGCGACAAGTTCCTCGTGGAGCAGCTCAAACCCGAGCTCCTCCGCGAGGCCTGCGAGCAGTCGGGGCAGCCCCTGACGCTCCGGTTCCAGGACGGCTACGACCACGGCTACTACTTCGTCTCGACCTTCATGGAGGACCACCTCCGGCACCACGCCGCGGCGCTAACCGCATGA
- a CDS encoding family 16 glycosylhydrolase codes for MVLNFKKAMGSRWVLMAGIGGLLLGAPACAPEAAPQFALAPEAAAEVTQSLAAPIGQTIWLKACLTGKFVSADGNLGATAPLVADRAAAAGWELFQIVDAGNGTIALRVSETGKYVSADTNLGGQLVADRTAIGDWERFTWVDFNNGTIGLIAKSTGKYVSTDTNRGANAPLYADRTTAGCWEAFSFGTAGGGGTGWKQIWSDEFDGTSVNTANWSYITNIHVNNEQQQYTTSANNVQVSNGTLKLIARRETNNGYPFTSGRLESAGKREFRHGAIEARLKMPVGPGLWPAFWLLGNDIGTVGWPACGELDIMENVGYADWTSGALHGPGYSGNTPINGRFYPNSSVANWHTYRTEYSPTDIKWFIDGVLVKTTLKSEVTRYGNWVYDKPLYIILNLAVGGDYPAGVNGASQPYHGVPQATADLIARTPQVFEVDWVRVYQWQ; via the coding sequence ATGGTTTTGAACTTCAAGAAGGCAATGGGAAGCCGTTGGGTGTTGATGGCTGGGATTGGTGGCCTGCTGCTGGGAGCGCCCGCGTGCGCGCCCGAGGCCGCGCCCCAGTTCGCGCTGGCTCCTGAGGCGGCGGCGGAGGTGACGCAGTCCCTGGCGGCGCCCATCGGGCAGACGATCTGGCTGAAGGCCTGCCTGACCGGGAAGTTCGTCTCGGCGGATGGCAACCTCGGGGCGACGGCCCCGCTGGTGGCGGATCGCGCGGCGGCGGCGGGCTGGGAGCTGTTCCAGATCGTCGATGCCGGCAACGGCACCATCGCGCTGCGCGTGAGCGAGACCGGCAAGTACGTGTCGGCCGACACGAACCTCGGCGGCCAGCTCGTCGCCGACCGGACCGCCATCGGCGACTGGGAGCGCTTCACGTGGGTCGACTTCAACAACGGCACCATTGGCCTGATCGCCAAGAGCACCGGTAAGTACGTGTCGACCGATACGAACCGTGGCGCGAACGCGCCCCTGTACGCGGACCGCACCACCGCCGGGTGCTGGGAGGCCTTCTCCTTCGGGACCGCTGGCGGCGGTGGAACTGGCTGGAAGCAGATCTGGAGCGACGAGTTCGACGGCACCAGCGTGAACACGGCGAACTGGAGCTACATCACCAACATCCACGTCAACAATGAGCAGCAGCAGTACACGACGTCGGCCAACAACGTGCAGGTGAGCAACGGCACGCTGAAGCTCATCGCCCGCCGCGAGACGAACAACGGCTACCCGTTCACCTCGGGCCGTCTGGAGAGCGCGGGCAAGAGGGAGTTCCGCCACGGCGCCATCGAGGCGCGGCTCAAGATGCCGGTGGGCCCGGGCCTGTGGCCGGCGTTCTGGCTGCTGGGCAACGACATCGGCACGGTGGGTTGGCCGGCGTGCGGCGAGCTCGACATCATGGAGAACGTCGGCTACGCCGATTGGACCTCGGGCGCGCTGCACGGCCCGGGCTACTCGGGCAACACGCCGATCAACGGCCGCTTCTACCCGAACTCCTCGGTCGCCAACTGGCACACGTACCGCACCGAGTACTCGCCGACCGACATCAAGTGGTTCATCGACGGTGTCCTGGTGAAGACCACGCTGAAGTCTGAGGTCACCCGGTACGGAAACTGGGTGTATGACAAGCCCCTGTACATCATCCTGAACCTGGCGGTCGGTGGCGACTACCCGGCCGGCGTCAACGGGGCCAGCCAGCCGTATCACGGCGTGCCGCAGGCCACGGCGGACCTCATCGCCCGCACGCCGCAGGTGTTCGAGGTCGACTGGGTGCGCGTCTACCAGTGGCAGTAG
- a CDS encoding S-(hydroxymethyl)glutathione dehydrogenase/class III alcohol dehydrogenase, producing the protein MDVQAAVAIGPGKPLSIETVHLEGPRAGEVLVELKATGICHTDAYTLSGKDPEGLFPSILGHEGAGIVVDTGPGVTSVKKGDHVIPLYTPECRQCKSCLSRKTNLCTAIRATQGKGLMPDGTSRFRLGKEPVFHYMGTSTFSRYTVLPEIAVAKIREDAPFDKVCYIGCGVTTGIGAVVFTAKVEAGARVVVFGLGGIGLNVVQACRMVGADQIVGVDLNPNRRAIAEKFGLTHFVNPAEVGADLVPYLVNLTQGGADYSFECIGNVNTMRQALECCHRGWGESIVIGVAAAGEEIRTRPFQLVTGRVWKGSAFGGARGRTDVPRIVDWYMEGKINVDDLVTHTLPLERINEGFDLMHRGESIRAVVKY; encoded by the coding sequence ATGGACGTCCAGGCAGCGGTGGCCATCGGACCGGGCAAGCCCCTGAGCATCGAGACGGTGCACCTCGAAGGACCCAGGGCCGGTGAAGTGCTCGTCGAGCTGAAGGCCACGGGCATCTGCCACACCGACGCGTACACGCTGTCGGGAAAGGATCCCGAGGGCCTCTTCCCCTCCATCCTCGGCCACGAGGGCGCGGGCATCGTGGTGGACACGGGCCCCGGCGTCACCTCGGTGAAGAAGGGGGACCACGTCATCCCGCTCTACACGCCCGAGTGCCGCCAGTGTAAGTCCTGCCTGTCGCGCAAGACGAACCTCTGTACGGCCATCCGCGCCACGCAGGGCAAGGGCCTCATGCCGGATGGCACCAGCCGCTTCCGGCTCGGCAAGGAGCCCGTCTTCCACTACATGGGGACGTCCACCTTCTCGCGCTACACGGTGCTGCCGGAGATCGCCGTGGCGAAGATCCGCGAGGACGCGCCCTTCGACAAGGTCTGCTACATCGGCTGCGGGGTGACCACGGGCATCGGCGCCGTCGTCTTCACCGCGAAGGTGGAGGCGGGCGCCCGCGTGGTCGTCTTCGGCCTGGGCGGCATCGGCCTCAACGTGGTGCAGGCCTGCCGCATGGTGGGCGCCGACCAGATCGTCGGCGTGGACCTCAATCCCAACCGGCGCGCCATCGCCGAGAAGTTCGGCCTCACCCACTTCGTCAACCCGGCCGAGGTGGGCGCGGACCTGGTGCCCTACCTCGTCAACCTCACCCAGGGCGGCGCCGACTACAGCTTCGAGTGCATCGGCAACGTGAACACCATGCGCCAGGCGCTCGAGTGCTGCCACCGGGGCTGGGGCGAGAGCATCGTCATCGGCGTGGCCGCCGCCGGAGAAGAAATCCGCACCCGTCCCTTCCAGCTCGTCACCGGGCGCGTGTGGAAGGGCAGCGCCTTCGGTGGCGCCCGCGGCCGCACGGACGTGCCCCGCATCGTCGACTGGTACATGGAGGGGAAGATCAACGTGGATGACCTCGTCACCCATACCCTTCCCCTGGAGCGCATCAACGAGGGCTTCGACCTGATGCACCGGGGCGAGTCCATCCGCGCGGTGGTGAAGTACTGA